A window from Plectropomus leopardus isolate mb chromosome 3, YSFRI_Pleo_2.0, whole genome shotgun sequence encodes these proteins:
- the vtg3 gene encoding vitellogenin 3, phosvitinless produces the protein MRGLLFCCLVALAACQSVRYEPGLNPKKTYEYRYEGVVNFGLGMPNLAESGVRMTSKIKIVGMSEQTFILQVSDLAFEEFNGFPGKNSFNTSPKLTQRIATQLIKPFMFDYAGGHVSNIRAAAEVSDTIVNIVRGILGFFQVTVKTTQRIYELEEIGIHGKCQSNYAIEENEETKDMTITQVVDVTNCREKAAIYRGMATAVLDQVAKQRGESVISTVRYVYTVQPRAEGGLITRAHGLEQQHFSPFNVKGGTFKMQAMKEMVLLGVSDTARAVTFGPMESKGNLIYKFVNTQVNVPIIMQNLDDPVPKAIELVKHMAEVNRYQIDSATTEDSIKLYQLLRAMPYEGLEAMWKQLAGNEEHRRWFLDMVVEVNDARILNFLEARFQAEDVSTTEALQTLLLSMNHLQAIPDLVEMAKMFLTMPFSKSSIYLWHTVVLSYGSLVYKHCAYYTPCPVAAVQPLLDMAMESLKNGKEEDMVIALKALGNAGHPGSIKTIMRFLPGVAANPVDLPPRVLSAAVQSMRLIAARDPHSIQDITMRLFLQKNLPSEIRMLAFMILFDTKPSMALVSTVTAHLQEEKDLHIVSFAYSYLRSFARSSTPNNHFLSTACNVAMKILAPKYGRLSYHYSKAVHMDWFNDDFLIGTATEVFMLRSATSIFPTEILMKGKFYFIGRILQLLELGIRAEGLQELLGAIIPSFKGDLSFSDFQAILNMLQNWEILPNDKTVLSAYSRASGQEWFFADLHKETIQDLIRALSPSAGKESPLWAAIENLKSGVSWHRTKPFLIFEVRYFQATTLGLPLEISKYYETINGITVNAKAAVDPPLTEHLGQLLTSEISLESDGFIGFTKDFWVYYGINTELFQCGSEFKSKMPIAIPWNFAAKINIRERKFELDIPSLKKETELLSLSSNVYAVSRNIEEPASAKMTPIMPTAMDSNDEVTNMNPAVVRPEPDPIRTPKAWHPISKMCAESNIYGAGLCVESELRREYYHEEYPLYYFLGYTQMAFKIVPAQAIKAVDKIHFEVNAGPNTQPTSTRQLLETLKRLSKEATQRVSLTSDSASSSRESHRSRRDSVMEGLDSTPEAVFNIKAFALSGNQKPEGYDAAFYYTPEANTENAQLIVSQVGEDTNWKMCVDTTVDAHVEGKAHIRWGAECQSYEMSMRYATAHLPGSKPTLKAKVHWTKIPESMTETGRRIESYIPGMALLLGFNQQHERNAKQEVSASVVAASADSVDVKITFPEYTVYRQAIPVPLPSTIFQELPHDIINTTIPSFGRA, from the exons CATGTCAGAGTGTCCGCTACG AGCCTGGCCTGAACCCGAAGAAAACCTATGAGTACAGATATGAAGGCGTGGTTAATTTTGGCCTCGGCATGCCAAACCTTGCTGAGTCTGGTGTGAGGATGACAAGCAAGATCAAAATTGTTGGTATGTCTGAACAAACATTCATCCTCCAG GTTTCAGATTTGGCCTTTGAGGAGTTCAATGGCTTCCCAGGGAAAAACAGCTTTAATACCTCTCCAAAACTCACCCAGCGTATTGCTACCCAGCTCATCAAACCCTTCATGTTTGACTATGCTGGTGGACATGTTAGTAACATCCGAGCTGCTGCTGAGGTTTCTGACACCATCGTCAACATTGTGAGAGGAATACTGGGTTTTTTCCAAGTGACTGTGAAGACCACACAGAGGATCTATGAGCTTGAAGAG ATTGGCATCCATGGCAAGTGTCAGAGTAACTATGCTATTGAAGAAAACGAGGAAACGAAGGACATGACCATTACTCAGGTAGTGGATGTCACAAACTGCAGGGAGAAAGCAGCCATATACAGGGGAATGGCTACCGCTGTGCTCGACCAAGTCGCCAAACAG AGAGGGGAATCGGTCATTTCAACAGTGAGATATGTTTACACAGTCCAGCCAAGAGCCGAGGGAGGCCTCATTACCAGAGCTCATGGCCTGGAGCAGCAGCACTTCAGTCCCTTCAACGTGAAGGGCGGCACTTTCAAAATGCAAGCAAT GAAGGAAATGGTGCTGCTCGGCGTGAGTGACACAGCGAGAGCTGTCACATTTGGGCCAATGGAAAGCAAGGGCAACCTTATTTACAAGTTTGTCAACACACAAGTTAATGTCCCCATCATAATGCAGAACCTGGATGACCCAGTGCCAAAG GCTATTGAGTTGGTCAAGCATATGGCTGAGGTTAATCGCTACCAGATTGACAGTGCAACAACAGAGGATAGTATAAAGCTGTATCAGCTTCTGCGAGCGATGCCTTATGAAGGATTAGAAGCTATGTGGAAGCAACTGGCAGGAAATGAAGAGCACAG ACGCTGGTTTTTGGACATGGTTGTTGAAGTCAACGATGCCAGAATCCTTAATTTCCTGGAAGCGAGGTTCCAGGCTGAAGACGTGTCTACGACTGAAGCTCTGCAAACCCTTTTGCTGTCGATGAACCATCTCCAGGCTATTCCTGATCTGGTTGAGATGGCTAAA ATGTTCCTGACCATGCCCTTTAGTAAATCCAGTATCTATCTGTGGCACACTGTGGTGCTTTCCTACGGCTCTCTGGTATACAAGCACTGTGCCTATTACACACCTTGTCCAGTAGCTGCTGTTCAG CCACTGCTGGACATGGCCATGGAAAGTCTGAAGAATGGCAAGGAGGAAGACATGGTCATCGCTCTGAAAGCTCTGGGGAATGCAGGTCATCCAGGCAGCATTAAAACAATCATGCGCTTCCTCCCTGGAGTTGCTGCCAACCCTGTGGATCTGCCGCCTCGTGTTCTGAGTGCCGCTGTGCAGTCTATGAGACTCATCGCTGCCAGAGACCCTCACAGT atCCAAGACATCACCATGAGACTGTTCCTGCAGAAGAACCTTCCTTCTGAGATACGCATGCTAGCCTTCATGATCCTGTTTGACACTAAACCCTCGATGGCGCTGGTGTCCACAGTGACTGCACATCTACAGGAGGAAAAAGACCTCCATATTGTCAGTTTTGCATACTCTTACTTGAGAAGCTTTGCCAGATCCAGTACTCCCAACAACCACTTCCT CTCAACTGCCTGCAACGTAGCCATGAAAATCCTGGCCCCTAAATACGGTCGTCTCAGCTATCACTACAGCAAAGCAGTGCACATGGACTGGTTTAATG ATGATTTCCTGATTGGTACAGCTACAGAAGTCTTTATGCTGAGAAGTGCAACAAGCATCTTTCCCACTGAAATCCTGATGAAAGGGAAATTCTACTTCATTGGTAGAATTCTGCAGCTACTGGAG CTGGGTATCCGTGCTGAAGGACTTCAGGAGCTGCTTGGTGCCATTATCCCTAGTTTTAAGGGAGACCTTAGTTTCAGTGACTTTCAGGCTATTCTAAATATG CTTCAAAACTGGGAAATTTTGCCCAATGACAAGACTGTACTGTCTGCTTATTCACGCGCCTCTGGACAAGAATGGTTCTTTGCTGATCTTCACAAAGAAACCATTCAGGACCTCATCAGG GCTCTCAGTCCGTCAGCAGGAAAAGAGAGCCCTCTGTGGGCTGCGATTGAGAATCTAAAGAGCGGAGTGTCATGGCATCGGACAAAGCCATTCCTAATCTTTGAGGTTCGCTACTTCCAAGCTACCACCCTGGGTCTCCCGCTGGAGATTAGCAAATATTATGAAACCATCAATGGGATCACTGTAAATG CCAAGGCCGCAGTAGATCCACCACTGACTGAACATCTTGGACAGCTGTTGACTTCTGAAATTTCACTGGAGAGTGATGGTTTTATTGG tttcacaaaGGATTTTTGGGTTTACTACGGGATCAACACAGAGCTGTTCCAGTGCGGTTCCGAGTTTAAGAGCAAAATGCCGATTGCTATTCCGTGGAATTTTGCCGCAAAGATCAACATCAGAGAAAGGAAATTTGAACTCGACATCCCTTCACTGAAAAAAGAGACTGAACTCCTCTCACTCAG CTCAAATGTGTACGCAGTCTCCAGGAACATTGAAGAACCAGCTTCAGCTAAAATGACTCCAATAATGCCCACCGCCATGGATTCCAATGATGAAGTCACCAACATGAACCCTGCAGTCGTGAGGCCTGAGCCAGATCCG ATCCGGACACCAAAAGCCTGGCATCCGATTTCCAAAATGTGTGCAGAGAGTAACATCTATGGAGCTGGTCTGTGTGTGGAGTCTGAGTTGAGGAGAGAGTATTATCACGAGGAATACCCCCTGTACTATTTCTTGGGATACACCCAAATGGCATTCAAAATAGTCCCAG CACAGGCAATCAAAGCTGTTGACAAAATCCACTTTGAGGTAAATGCTGGCCCGAACACACAACCAACGAGCACACGCCAACTGCTTGAAACTCTGAAGAGGCTTTCCAAG GAAGCTACCCAGCGAGTAAGTCTGACCTCTGATTCAGCCTCAAGCAGCAGAGAATCTCATCGCAGCCGTCGTGACAGCGTAATGGAG GGCTTGGACTCAACACCTGAAGCTGTGTTCAATATCAAAGCCTTTGCTTTGAGTGGCAACCAGAAGCCCGAGGGTTACGATGCAGCCTTCTACTACACGCCTGAGGCAAACACTGAGAACGCCCAGCTGATCGTGTCCCAGGTCGGGGAAGACACCAACTGGAAGATGTGCGTCGACACCACTGTGGATGCCCATGTTGAGGGAAAG GCACACATTAGATGGGGAGCTGAATGTCAGTCCTATGAAATGTCAATGAGATATGCAACTGCACATCTGCCTGGCTCCAAGCCAACACTCAAGGCCAAAGTACACTGGACCAAGATCCCTGAGAGCATGACAGAGACGGGCAGAAG AATTGAAAGCTACATCCCAGGCATGGCTTTACTTCTCGGCTTCAACCAGCAGCATGAGAGAAATGCCAAGCAGGAGGTTTCTGCATCAGTTGTTGCCGCCTCAGCAGACAGCGTCGATGTGAAGATTACATTCCCAGAG TATACAGTCTACCGCCAGGCTATTCCGGTCCCACTGCCATCCACCATTTTTCAGGAGCTTCCACACGACATCATAAACACGACAATACCCAGCTTTGGACGTGCATAA